CACGATGCGGTGGCCGGTGATGGTCTCCTGCAGGATGTTCTGCACGTCGGCGAGCTTGTCCTGTCCGCGACGGGTGGTGTGGCGCACGCGATGCCCGATGCGCCGCGCCGAGCCCAGGATGAAAGGTACGAAGATCGCCAGCACCCAAGCCAATCTTCCCCCTAACAGAAAGACCACGGCGGCAGTGAAGATGAAGGTGAAGATCTGCTGGAGGAACTCCGCCAGCACCGCCGACATGGCGTACTGCACGCGCTCGATGTCGTTGACGATGGTGGAGATCAGCGTGCCCGTCGAAAACTTCGAGAAAAATCCCACCGAACGGCGCAGGATGGCGTTGTAAAGCTCGTTGCGCAAGTCGGTGATCATGCCGAACCCGGCATAATTCACCAGGTAGGTGCCCGCGTAGTCGAAGATGCCTTTCAGGACCGTGGCTCCGACCAGAGCAACAGCAACCACCGTCCAATCATTGTGGAAGTAGTCGGGGACAAACTGCCCCAGATAGATGCTCTGTCCGCTCCACGGGACGCGGAACAGAGAGATGCCCGAAGGATGCACGGCCGGATGGAGCACACGGTCGAGGATGGGGCCGATCAGCAGCACGCGGAAGGCGTCGAGCAGGCCGACCATGGCCATCAGCAGCACAGAGAAAAAGAGCTGCGGTGAATAGGGCCGCACGTAGCGGAGCAGTCGGCTCAGTTGACGCATGGGCTCCGCTGGGCGGACAGTCGGCGTGCGGGCCGCTGGGCGGCCGCGTCCGAAATGGGGTTGAGGGGATGCAAGCGCCTATTCTAGCGGATTCTCCAGAACTATTTGGGTGAGTCCCGATGGACCACCTTTCCCCGGTATCCCGCCTTCTTCAATTGCTTGTAGACATCTTCGGCGATCATCACCGAGCGGTGCTGGCCCCCGGTGCAGCCGAACGCGATGGTCAGGTAGCTCTTCCCTTCCTTGACGTAGTGCGGCAGCAAATACACCAGCAGGTCGGAAATGCGGGTGATGAATTCCTGCGTCTGGGGGAAGGAGCGGATGTATCTGGCGACGCGCGGGTCGCGTCCGGTGAGCGGGCGGAACTCGGGCACGAAATGCGGATTGGGCAGGAAGCGGACGTCGAAGACCAGGTCGGCGTCGTCGGGGACACCATGCTTGTAGCCGAAGCTGACGCAGGAGACCAGGATGTTCTTGTCCGTGGCCTCGCGCTGGAAGCGCTCGTTGATGTGCGCCCGCAGCTCATGAACGTTGAAGCGCGACGTGTCGATGACCACATCGGCCAGTTTGCGGATGGCGCGCAGGCGCAGGCGTTCGGCTTT
The window above is part of the Terriglobia bacterium genome. Proteins encoded here:
- the rapZ gene encoding RNase adapter RapZ; the encoded protein is MAVRRKAPQKSEPIVARRKGAPSARRPELVLITGMSGSGKASVLKAFEDLGYYAVDNLPVELLPRFAELAKQSAEIERTALVVDVREGVKLGKLPAMLQSVRRIMPTTVIFLEASDESLLRRFSETRRPHPLGTSEPVKSSLKAERLRLRAIRKLADVVIDTSRFNVHELRAHINERFQREATDKNILVSCVSFGYKHGVPDDADLVFDVRFLPNPHFVPEFRPLTGRDPRVARYIRSFPQTQEFITRISDLLVYLLPHYVKEGKSYLTIAFGCTGGQHRSVMIAEDVYKQLKKAGYRGKVVHRDSPK